One genomic window of Aricia agestis chromosome 7, ilAriAges1.1, whole genome shotgun sequence includes the following:
- the LOC121729067 gene encoding growth-blocking peptide, long form-like, whose amino-acid sequence MKYLCLVLCALLVCLAQTNGGLIPDNVLNGLLSAPTNVKNAVDNAITFKDPDEGDVRSYENPPQVPTTPVAVTEPPTTTKPPTTTVAPASKTATEKDGRENFAGGCSTGFKRTPDGRCMPTI is encoded by the coding sequence ATGAAGTATCTGTGTTTAGTTCTCTGTGCCTTACTCGTTTGTTTGGCTCAAACTAATGGGGGGCTAATACCGGATAACGTTCTGAACGGGTTACTGAGTGCGCCGACTAACGTGAAAAACGCCGTCGACAACGCCATAACCTTCAAGGATCCCGATGAAGGTGATGTACGGTCGTACGAGAATCCGCCTCAGGTGCCGACCACACCGGTAGCGGTCACAGAGCCACCCACCACGACGAAACCACCCACTACGACCGTCGCTCCTGCGAGTAAAACGGCAACAGAAAAGGATGGAAGAGAAAACTTCGCCGGCGGCTGCTCCACGGGATTTAAGCGCACCCCAGACGGTAGATGTATGCCCACTATCTAA